Proteins encoded within one genomic window of Sphingomonas sp. NBWT7:
- a CDS encoding tetratricopeptide repeat protein, whose protein sequence is MLIALALQAAALPPSESCAALISTDAVAAERRASGDRSVDGRACLGLALVAQQRFVDAAPAFEEAAKAAELKRDGNAARYWAQAGNAWLAGQNPAKARAALDAALAAGTLDGLERGEAALDRARALVAAGDTKAARADLDLALVDAADDPLAWLLSATLARRTGDMTLAKNHIAEALRRSPDDAQVQLEAGNIAALAGDEASARAAWEAAARIAPDRPAGQSAARALTQFAAAATK, encoded by the coding sequence ATGCTGATCGCGCTTGCGCTACAGGCCGCGGCGCTGCCGCCGAGCGAAAGCTGCGCCGCGCTGATTTCGACCGACGCCGTCGCGGCGGAACGGCGCGCGAGCGGCGATCGCAGCGTCGACGGGCGCGCCTGCCTCGGGCTCGCGCTCGTCGCGCAGCAACGCTTCGTCGACGCCGCCCCCGCCTTCGAAGAGGCCGCCAAGGCCGCTGAGCTGAAGCGTGACGGCAACGCCGCCCGCTATTGGGCGCAGGCGGGCAATGCGTGGCTCGCGGGACAGAACCCGGCCAAGGCACGCGCGGCGCTCGACGCGGCGCTGGCGGCGGGCACGCTCGATGGGCTGGAGCGCGGAGAGGCGGCGCTCGATCGCGCGCGCGCGCTCGTCGCCGCGGGCGACACCAAGGCAGCGCGCGCCGACCTCGACCTCGCGCTGGTCGATGCGGCGGACGATCCGCTCGCCTGGCTCCTCTCCGCGACGCTCGCGCGGCGCACCGGCGACATGACGCTGGCGAAAAATCACATCGCCGAGGCGTTGCGCCGCTCGCCCGACGACGCGCAGGTGCAGCTCGAGGCGGGCAACATCGCCGCACTGGCAGGCGACGAGGCGAGCGCACGCGCCGCGTGGGAGGCGGCGGCGCGGATCGCCCCCGATCGGCCGGCGGGCCAATCCGCCGCTCGTGCGTTGACGCAGTTCGCCGCAGCCGCGACCAAGTAA
- a CDS encoding VOC family protein produces MRYLHTMIRVADPEKTIRFFEVLGLKEVRRTESEAGRFTLIFLASPDDMNGPGERARAEVELTYNWPPEDGSAPEEYTGGRNFGHLAYDCDDIYATCQAVLDAGYTVHRPPRDGHMAFVKSPDGISIELLQLNGRKPPQEPWASMPNTGSW; encoded by the coding sequence ATGCGCTATCTCCACACCATGATCCGGGTCGCCGATCCGGAAAAGACGATCCGCTTTTTCGAGGTGCTCGGCCTCAAAGAAGTCCGCCGCACCGAGAGCGAGGCGGGGCGCTTCACGCTGATCTTCCTCGCCAGCCCAGACGACATGAACGGCCCGGGCGAGCGCGCGCGTGCCGAGGTGGAACTGACCTACAACTGGCCGCCCGAAGACGGCAGCGCGCCCGAGGAATATACCGGCGGGCGCAATTTCGGGCATCTCGCCTATGATTGCGACGATATCTACGCGACGTGCCAGGCGGTGCTCGACGCAGGGTACACCGTCCACCGCCCCCCGCGCGACGGGCACATGGCGTTCGTGAAGTCGCCCGATGGCATCTCGATCGAGCTGCTGCAATTGAACGGGCGCAAGCCGCCGCAGGAGCCCTGGGCGTCGATGCCCAACACCGGCAGCTGGTGA
- a CDS encoding VOC family protein, whose product MAVPAPAMSTGTGRLIVNIDVPDLARAQAFYCGVFGLTPARRLGPGVLQLVGLDAPIYLLEVDDGSRASDQPPARRDYRRHWTPVHLDVAVDDLDRARAAAIAAGARDEGGIR is encoded by the coding sequence ATGGCGGTGCCCGCGCCCGCAATGTCGACGGGGACGGGACGGTTGATCGTCAACATCGACGTTCCCGATCTGGCGCGGGCGCAGGCCTTCTACTGCGGCGTGTTCGGCCTCACACCGGCACGGCGGCTCGGGCCCGGCGTGCTCCAGCTCGTCGGGCTGGACGCGCCGATCTACCTGCTCGAGGTGGACGACGGCAGCCGCGCAAGCGACCAGCCGCCGGCGCGGCGCGACTATCGTCGCCACTGGACCCCGGTTCACCTCGACGTCGCGGTCGACGATCTCGACCGCGCCCGTGCCGCGGCGATCGCCGCCGGCGCGCGCGACGAGGGCGGGATCCGCTAG
- the gloB gene encoding hydroxyacylglutathione hydrolase, translated as MPSPLEIVRVPVLSDNYAWLVHDPGSGTTMALDPGEAQPLLDAAAARGWAIGEVWNTHWHPDHVGGNAAIVAATGARVIGPEAERGKIGHLDVGLSEGDTATLGDHVAKVMTVPGHTQGHIAFHFAGDGAIFTGDTLFAMGCGRLFEGTPADMFGNMQRYAALPPETRVFCGHEYTLSNGRYALVAEPDNAAVRERMVEVERLRAAGEPTVPMTIGAELATNPFLRARSVEELAERRQAKDVFRG; from the coding sequence ATGCCATCGCCACTTGAGATCGTCCGCGTCCCCGTCCTCAGCGACAATTACGCCTGGCTGGTGCACGATCCCGGCAGCGGGACGACGATGGCGCTCGATCCGGGCGAGGCGCAGCCGCTGCTCGATGCTGCGGCGGCACGCGGCTGGGCGATCGGCGAGGTGTGGAACACGCACTGGCACCCCGATCACGTCGGCGGCAACGCCGCGATCGTCGCCGCGACCGGCGCGCGCGTGATCGGGCCCGAGGCCGAACGCGGCAAGATCGGGCACCTCGATGTCGGGCTGAGCGAGGGCGACACAGCGACGCTCGGCGATCACGTCGCCAAGGTGATGACCGTGCCCGGCCACACGCAGGGGCATATCGCGTTCCACTTCGCGGGCGACGGGGCGATCTTCACCGGCGACACGCTGTTCGCGATGGGCTGCGGCCGCCTGTTCGAAGGCACGCCGGCCGACATGTTCGGCAACATGCAGCGCTACGCCGCGCTGCCACCCGAGACGCGCGTCTTCTGCGGGCACGAGTACACGCTGTCGAACGGCCGTTACGCTCTGGTCGCCGAGCCAGACAACGCCGCGGTCCGCGAACGGATGGTTGAGGTGGAACGGCTACGCGCGGCAGGCGAGCCGACCGTGCCGATGACGATTGGCGCGGAGCTCGCGACCAACCCGTTCCTGCGCGCGCGCAGCGTCGAGGAGCTCGCCGAGCGACGCCAGGCGAAGGATGTTTTTCGCGGCTGA
- a CDS encoding cystathionine gamma-synthase family protein — protein MSNPTEADLTGVEPRVSPKAEVEQIGGRKLKPATLMMGHGFDPALSEGSLKPPIFLTSTFVFPNAAAGKRHFEGVTGKRPGGAEGLVYSRFNGPNQEILEDRLGVWEDAEDALTFSSGMSAIATLFLSMTKPGDTIVHSGPLYAATETLIARILGKFGVKWLDFPAGATRAEIDAVLTEAATGNVALIYLESPANPTNALVDVEAVAASRDAIFTGENKPPIAIDNTFLGPLWHKPLRHGADIVVYSLTKYAGGHSDLVAGGVLGSKEHINTIRLMRNTIGTICDPNTAWMLLRSLETLELRMSRAGENAAKVCEFLAAHPKVEKVGYLGFLERGEDKRQADIYRRHCSGAGSTFSLYLKGGEAEAFAFLDALKIAKLAVSLGGTETLASHPAAMTHLSVADARKAALGITDNLVRISIGVEDADDLIADFAQALDAIPA, from the coding sequence ATGTCCAACCCAACCGAAGCCGATCTGACCGGCGTCGAACCGCGCGTGTCGCCCAAGGCGGAAGTCGAGCAGATCGGCGGCCGCAAGCTCAAGCCAGCCACGCTGATGATGGGCCACGGCTTCGATCCCGCACTGTCAGAAGGCTCATTGAAGCCGCCGATCTTCCTCACCTCGACCTTCGTCTTTCCCAATGCCGCCGCCGGCAAGCGCCATTTCGAAGGCGTAACGGGCAAGCGGCCGGGCGGCGCCGAGGGGCTCGTCTACTCGCGCTTCAACGGCCCCAACCAGGAGATCCTCGAGGATCGCCTCGGCGTGTGGGAGGATGCGGAGGACGCACTCACCTTCTCCAGCGGCATGTCGGCGATCGCCACCTTGTTCCTGTCGATGACCAAGCCCGGCGACACGATCGTCCATTCGGGCCCGCTCTACGCCGCGACCGAGACGCTGATCGCGCGCATCCTGGGCAAGTTCGGCGTCAAGTGGCTCGATTTCCCTGCCGGCGCGACGCGTGCGGAGATCGACGCGGTGCTGACCGAAGCGGCAACCGGCAACGTCGCGCTGATCTACCTCGAAAGCCCCGCCAACCCGACCAACGCGCTGGTCGATGTCGAGGCGGTGGCGGCCAGCCGCGACGCGATCTTCACGGGCGAAAACAAGCCGCCGATCGCGATCGACAACACGTTCCTCGGCCCGCTGTGGCACAAGCCGCTGCGCCACGGCGCGGATATCGTCGTCTACAGCCTCACCAAATATGCCGGCGGGCACAGCGATCTCGTCGCCGGCGGCGTGCTTGGGTCGAAGGAGCACATCAACACCATCCGGCTGATGCGCAACACGATCGGCACGATCTGCGATCCAAACACCGCCTGGATGCTGCTGCGCAGCCTCGAGACGCTCGAGCTGCGCATGAGCCGCGCGGGCGAGAATGCCGCCAAGGTATGCGAATTCCTCGCCGCGCATCCCAAGGTGGAGAAGGTCGGCTATCTCGGCTTTCTCGAGCGCGGCGAGGACAAGCGGCAGGCGGATATCTATCGCCGCCACTGCAGCGGCGCGGGATCGACCTTCTCGCTGTATCTGAAGGGCGGCGAGGCGGAGGCGTTCGCTTTCCTCGACGCGCTAAAGATTGCCAAGCTCGCGGTGAGCCTGGGCGGTACCGAGACGCTCGCCAGCCACCCGGCCGCGATGACGCACCTGTCGGTGGCTGACGCGCGCAAGGCGGCGCTCGGCATTACCGACAATCTCGTGCGGATCTCGATCGGGGTCGAGGATGCGGACGATCTGATCGCCGACTTCGCGCAGGCGCTCGACGCGATCCCGGCCTGA